One window from the genome of Silene latifolia isolate original U9 population unplaced genomic scaffold, ASM4854445v1 scaffold_119, whole genome shotgun sequence encodes:
- the LOC141637479 gene encoding E3 ubiquitin-protein ligase APD2-like — protein MEEQSESQHNELPCMACNNDVGHCVSPSGSDNASVQQVVTDNAVVLNGSSVEEEHQEFLWIPFRVLQRVQRRFLSFRSSEVATEAWACTIVILSFWSFACMILVLGFYGSFDLQLGPNSSYFIGANPLFARSIKAQEVDNQAPGPILYGFHKSPSLDLETTWSAIHNASVHPGFHREWAYYLNAGSTVEIQYDVQLPTFDPLSLVIAQGRENLALWLDDPSYPNTTLSWNIIYESGSITQHITYPDVYYIAVGNLNSNAVEVNLNITIQSLLYNTSSADFKCNLRSQACSFKVKFLKPNVAILTTPGPGQVGVDADFYFEVSFGPQWLTYCIGSGIITVFIIIMFRLCDKYQSDIIYDTGNQTREIAPEREPLISPKSDQSSSMGSPYDSPSNDEDDGEERNTEGGLEGKNTKLGGSNSKNSHLCAICFDAPKDCFFVPCGHSAACFSCGSRIAEEAGICPICRRKIKQVRRIFLV, from the exons atggaagaacaaagcgAGAGCCAACATAATGAACTGCCTTGTATGGCATGTAACAATGATGTGGGACATTGTGTTTCGCCTTCTGGTTCCGATAATGCTTCAGTTCAGCAGGTAGTAACAGATAATGCTGTAGTACTGAATGGTAGTAGTGTTGAGGAAGAGCATCAGGAGTTTCTTTGGATTCCTTTTCGTGTGTTACAAAGGGTTCAGAGACGGTTTTTGAGTTTTCGGTCCAGTGAAGTCGCAACTGAGGCTTGGGCTTGTACTATTGTGATTCTCAGTTTCTGGTCCTTTG CTTGCATGATTCTGGTGCTGGGCTTCTATGGATCATTCGATTTACAGCTGGGGCCGAATTCCTCTTATTTTATCGGAGCAAATCCTTTGTTTGCGCGTTCAATTAAG GCACAAGAAGTCGATAATCAAGCACCGGGACCTATTTTGTACGGATTTCATAAGTCTCCTTCACTAGATCTCGAAACTACCTGGTCTGCAATCCACAATGCATCTGTACACCCCGGCTTCCACAGA GAATGGGCATATTACCTAAATGCTGGTTCAACAGTTGAAATACAATATGATGTTCAATTGCCTACTTTTGATCCCTTGTCTCTTGTAATTGCTCAAG GTAGAGAAAATTTAGCGCTGTGGTTGGATGATCCTTCTTATCCTAATACAACTCTCTCCTGGAACATTATATATG AAAGTGGCAGTATCACTCAGCACATTACATACCCTGACGTTTACTACATCGCAGTTGGTAACTTGAACTCGAATGCAGTTGAG GTAAACCTGAACATTACAATACAGTCTCTGCTGTATAATACCAGCAGCGCGGATTTCAAGTGTAATTTACGCAGTCAAGCCTGTAGCTTCAAGGTTAAGTTTCTGAAGCCGAATGTGGCTATATTAACTACTCCCGGGCCAGGACAG GTCGGCGTAGACGCTGATTTTTACTTTGAAGTCTCATTTGGACCTCAATGGCTCACATATTGTATCGGATCAG GTATTATAACAGTGTTTATAATAATAATGTTCCGACTATGTGACAAATATCAATCGGACATTATATATGACACGGGAAACCAAACAAGGGAAATTGCACCCGAGAGAGAACCATTAATTTCCCCCAAGAGTGACCAAAGCTCTAGTATGGGATCGCCTTATGATTCGCCTTCCAACGACGAAGATGACGGGGAGGAGAGGAATACGGAGGGAGGGCTTGAAGGCAAAAATACAAAACTTGGAGGATCTAATAGCAAAAACTCTCACTTATGTGCTATTTGCTTTGATGCCCCTAAGGATTGTTTTTTTGTTCCTTGTGGACATTCTGCTGCTTGTTTCAGCTGTGGTTCAAG GATTGCAGAAGAGGCGGGTATTTGTCCGATTTGCCGGAGGAAGATCAAGCAAGTGAGGAGAATATTTTTGGTGTAA
- the LOC141637569 gene encoding (S)-8-oxocitronellyl enol synthase ISY1-like, with the protein MALKKSNKNHKRSSTKRVAAIFGVTGLVGRELARQLSSKYSWKVYGVARRGEQQSSLQEKNGNYHFISCDLLDPVQTRKKLSLLEDVTHVYWVTWASQYPLDSPECCEQNRAMLSNALDAILPNARSLKHVSLQTGMKHYVSLRGLVEKGHTSIYDEECPRASTGNNFYYVQEDLLKERLGEYNVAWSVQRPGLITGCSTKTTYNFMGCLCIYASICKELNLPFVFGGSRECWEETCIDISDARLVAQQHVWASTNDGISSAEGQAFNALNGGCFTWEEIWDLIGTKFGLEVPENMFSDEFLYSTAMADKAGVWREIVKKRGLVETKMDDLANWVFLDMLFRCPVKLLGTRAKADQMGFRKRYTALESISYWIDEMRNEKLIP; encoded by the coding sequence ATGGCCCTgaaaaaatccaacaaaaatcacaaaCGATCTTCGACGAAGCGAGTGGCCGCCATTTTTGGCGTCACAGGGCTTGTCGGAAGAGAACTCGCCCGACAATTGAGCTCTAAATACTCATGGAAGGTGTATGGTGTCGCTAGAAGAGGGGAACAACAAAGTTCCCTTCAAGAAAAGAATGGCAATTACCATTTCATTTCTTGTGATCTTCTTGATCCTGTCCAAACCCGAAAAAAGTTGTCTTTATTGGAAGACGTGACCCATGTTTATTGGGTCACTTGGGCTAGCCAATACCCTCTTGATAGCCCGGAATGCTGTGAGCAAAACAGGGCTATGCTGTCAAATGCACTGGATGCAATCCTTCCGAATGCACGGTCTTTGAAGCATGTTTCGCTTCAGACAGGAATGAAGCATTATGTTTCATTACGAGGTTTGGTCGAAAAGGGACATACTTCAATCTATGATGAAGAATGTCCTAGAGCTTCTACAGGAAATAATTTCTATTATGTCCAAGAAGACTTGCTAAAGGAGAGGCTTGGAGAGTATAATGTAGCGTGGTCGGTCCAAAGGCCGGGATTAATTACAGGGTGTTCAACTAAGACGACGTATAATTTTATGGGTTGTCTTTGTATATATGCAAGTATATGCAAGGAATTGAATCTCCCTTTTGTGTTTGGAGGGTCAAGGGAGTGTTGGGAAGAGACTTGTATAGATATCTCAGACGCTCGATTAGTCGCCCAACAGCATGTATGGGCTTCTACCAATGACGGAATATCATCGGCTGAAGGTCAGGCCTTTAATGCCTTAAATGGGGGTTGCTTTACATGGGAGGAAATATGGGATTTGATAGGGACGAAATTTGGGCTAGAAGTTCCGGAAAATATGTTTTCAGACGAGTTTTTGTATTCCACGGCTATGGCGGATAAGGCCGGAGTTTGGAGGGAGATTGTAAAGAAGAGAGGGTTAGTGGAGACGAAGATGGATGATTTGGCTAACTGggtgtttttggatatgttgtttaGGTGCCCAGTGAAGTTATTGGGAACGCGAGCGAAAGCGGATCAAATGGGGTTCAGAAAGAGGTATACAGCACTGGAATCAATATCATATTGGATAGATGAAATGAGAAATGAGAAATTGATACCTTAG
- the LOC141637568 gene encoding protein DAMAGED DNA-BINDING 2-like isoform X1: MPPRTRRAVSPKFIIEEEDDEDPQQSSSDDEELVEDEFEEEIVKEDEEEEEEIVEEIKKKEKKPITISLANVCKVCKKRGHQAGFQGATYIDCPMKPCFLCKLPGHTTMFCPHRVAMEHGVIPAPRRSTQHAVNYIFERQLRPHVPAIKPEYLIPDQVTCGVIRYHSRRVTCLEFHPTNNNILLSGDKKGQLGVWDFEKVSEKTVYGNIHSCLLNSMRFSTVNDGAVFGASSDGTASYTDLETGISESLMDLNPDGWQGPNKWKMLYGLDIHSEKGLILVSDNFGFLYMLDARTKNQIGEGILIHKKGSKVVGLHCNPVQPDVLLSCGNDHYARLWDIRRLEAGSSFADLSHRRVVNSAYFSPHTGSKILTTAQDNRIRVWDSIYGNMESPSREIVHSHDFNRHLTGFRAEWDPKDTTESLAVIGRYISENYNGVALHPIDFIDVSTGQLVAEVLDPNITTITPVNKLHPKDDVLASGSSRSLFIWRPKDKSEAVQSDERRTIITCGKGDKKSKKKFGGDSDDSDDESFSAKKGKMSKTKSVVSMKTKTR, translated from the exons ATGCCTCCGAGAACAAGAAGGGCAGTTTCGCCCAAATTCATaattgaagaagaagatgatgaagatccTCAACAAAGCTCTTCAGATGATGAAGAATTAGTAGAAGATGAATTTGAAGAAGAAATTGTTAAAGAagatgaagaggaagaagaagagattgtTGAAGAAATTAAGAAAAAGGAGAAGAAACCAATTACAATTTCACTTGCAAATGTTTGTAAA GTGTGTAAGAAGCGAGGACATCAAGCGGGATTTCAAGGGGCTACTTACATTGATTGCCCTATGAAACCTTGTTTCCTATGTAAATTGCctg GGCATACAACAATGTTTTGTCCTCACCGAGTGGCTATGGAGCATGGTGTTATTCCAGCACCTCGAAGAAGCACTCAACATGCAGTGAATTATATCTTTGAACGCCAGCTCAGACCCCATGTTCCTGCT ATTAAGCCAGAATACCTGATCCCTGATCAAGTGACCTGTGGCGTCATCAGATATCATAGTAGACGAGTGACATGTCTGGAGTTTCATCCTACAAATAACAATATTCTTTTATCTGGGGATAAG AAAGGACAACTTGGAGTTTGGGATTTTGAAAAGGTATCTGAAAAGACTGTTTATGGGAATATTCACTCTTGCTTACTCAACAGTATGAG GTTTAGCACCGTTAATGATGGAGCTGTTTTTGGTGCATCGTCTGATGGAACCGCTAGTTATACTGACTTAGAGACTGGTATTTCTGAGTCACTGATGGACCTCAATCCTGATGGCTGGCAG GGGCCAAACAAGTGGAAGATGCTGTATGGACTGGATATCCACTCAGAGAAAGGGCTAATTCTGGTTTCAGATAATTTTGGCTTTCTGTACAT GTTGGATGCACGTACTAAGAATCAAATAGGCGAGGGTATCTTGATTCACAAAAAGGGTAGTAAGGTTGTTGGACTGCACTGTAATCCTGTCCAACCAGATGTTCTCCTGAGCTGTGGAAACGATCACTAT GCTCGTTTATGGGATATACGGCGGTTGGAAGCCGGGTCTTCATTTGCTGATCTTTCACATCGCCGAGTAGTAAATTCTGCGTATTTTTCCCCACATACAGGGAGCAAAATTTTAACTACTGCACAAGATAATCGTATTCGTGTTTGGGACTCAATATATGGCAATATGGAGTCACCAAGCCGAGAAATTGTACACAGCCATGATTTCAACCGACATTTAACTGGTTTTCGGGCTGAATGGGATCCAAAG GATACCACAGAATCTCTGGCTGTCATTGGACGGTACATCAGTGAGAACTACAATGGCGTTGCACTCCATCCCATTGATTTTATAGATGTCAGCACCGGGCAGTTAGTTGCTGAGGTGCTTGACCCTAATATCACAACTATCACTCCTGTGAATAAGTTGCATCCTAAAGATGATGTTTTGGCATCTGGTAGTTCAAG GTCTCTGTTCATATGGAGGCCTAAGGATAAATCAGAGGCTGTGCAGAGTGATGAAAGGAGAACAATTATTACGTGTGGAAAGGGCgacaaaaaatcaaaaaagaagTTTGGGGGTGACAGTGATGATTCTGACGACGAATCCTTTAGTGCTAAAAAGGGAAAGATGTCGAAGACAAAATCTGTTGTTTCCATGAAAACGAAAACTCGATGA
- the LOC141637568 gene encoding protein DAMAGED DNA-BINDING 2-like isoform X2 — protein MKPCFLCKLPGHTTMFCPHRVAMEHGVIPAPRRSTQHAVNYIFERQLRPHVPAIKPEYLIPDQVTCGVIRYHSRRVTCLEFHPTNNNILLSGDKKGQLGVWDFEKVSEKTVYGNIHSCLLNSMRFSTVNDGAVFGASSDGTASYTDLETGISESLMDLNPDGWQGPNKWKMLYGLDIHSEKGLILVSDNFGFLYMLDARTKNQIGEGILIHKKGSKVVGLHCNPVQPDVLLSCGNDHYARLWDIRRLEAGSSFADLSHRRVVNSAYFSPHTGSKILTTAQDNRIRVWDSIYGNMESPSREIVHSHDFNRHLTGFRAEWDPKDTTESLAVIGRYISENYNGVALHPIDFIDVSTGQLVAEVLDPNITTITPVNKLHPKDDVLASGSSRSLFIWRPKDKSEAVQSDERRTIITCGKGDKKSKKKFGGDSDDSDDESFSAKKGKMSKTKSVVSMKTKTR, from the exons ATGAAACCTTGTTTCCTATGTAAATTGCctg GGCATACAACAATGTTTTGTCCTCACCGAGTGGCTATGGAGCATGGTGTTATTCCAGCACCTCGAAGAAGCACTCAACATGCAGTGAATTATATCTTTGAACGCCAGCTCAGACCCCATGTTCCTGCT ATTAAGCCAGAATACCTGATCCCTGATCAAGTGACCTGTGGCGTCATCAGATATCATAGTAGACGAGTGACATGTCTGGAGTTTCATCCTACAAATAACAATATTCTTTTATCTGGGGATAAG AAAGGACAACTTGGAGTTTGGGATTTTGAAAAGGTATCTGAAAAGACTGTTTATGGGAATATTCACTCTTGCTTACTCAACAGTATGAG GTTTAGCACCGTTAATGATGGAGCTGTTTTTGGTGCATCGTCTGATGGAACCGCTAGTTATACTGACTTAGAGACTGGTATTTCTGAGTCACTGATGGACCTCAATCCTGATGGCTGGCAG GGGCCAAACAAGTGGAAGATGCTGTATGGACTGGATATCCACTCAGAGAAAGGGCTAATTCTGGTTTCAGATAATTTTGGCTTTCTGTACAT GTTGGATGCACGTACTAAGAATCAAATAGGCGAGGGTATCTTGATTCACAAAAAGGGTAGTAAGGTTGTTGGACTGCACTGTAATCCTGTCCAACCAGATGTTCTCCTGAGCTGTGGAAACGATCACTAT GCTCGTTTATGGGATATACGGCGGTTGGAAGCCGGGTCTTCATTTGCTGATCTTTCACATCGCCGAGTAGTAAATTCTGCGTATTTTTCCCCACATACAGGGAGCAAAATTTTAACTACTGCACAAGATAATCGTATTCGTGTTTGGGACTCAATATATGGCAATATGGAGTCACCAAGCCGAGAAATTGTACACAGCCATGATTTCAACCGACATTTAACTGGTTTTCGGGCTGAATGGGATCCAAAG GATACCACAGAATCTCTGGCTGTCATTGGACGGTACATCAGTGAGAACTACAATGGCGTTGCACTCCATCCCATTGATTTTATAGATGTCAGCACCGGGCAGTTAGTTGCTGAGGTGCTTGACCCTAATATCACAACTATCACTCCTGTGAATAAGTTGCATCCTAAAGATGATGTTTTGGCATCTGGTAGTTCAAG GTCTCTGTTCATATGGAGGCCTAAGGATAAATCAGAGGCTGTGCAGAGTGATGAAAGGAGAACAATTATTACGTGTGGAAAGGGCgacaaaaaatcaaaaaagaagTTTGGGGGTGACAGTGATGATTCTGACGACGAATCCTTTAGTGCTAAAAAGGGAAAGATGTCGAAGACAAAATCTGTTGTTTCCATGAAAACGAAAACTCGATGA
- the LOC141637539 gene encoding dehydrodolichyl diphosphate synthase 2-like, producing the protein MAANLTNFLQNQTNLPKLETSPHPIMFTLQLSHTTPFPHPKSTPKTRSTTPLYIQINPAHPARHPRLSQKLPLATTNAGAVAVEEQEQEEELPEGLQRDAMPRHVAVIMDGNVRWARQRGLPGGAGHEAGVRSLRKLVELCCRWGIKVLTVFAFSYDNWVRPKVEVEFLMSLFEKGIKSEIENFKREGIRISIIGDSSKLPTSLQKLISEAEETTKNNTRLQLIVAVSYSGKYDIIQACKNIAQKAKNGLVKVEEIDEELIEQELETNCTEYPYPDLLIRTSGELRVSNFLLWQLAYTELFFVRALWPDFGQGEFVEALSSFQQRNRRYGGRDFQVEDGKSRE; encoded by the exons ATGGCGGCAAACCTAACTAACTTTCTCCAAAACCAAACTAACCTCccaaaattagaaacttctccACACCCGATAATGTTCACCCTCCAACTCTCCCACACCACACCTTTCCCTCACCCAAAATCCACCCCAAAAACCCGGTCCACAACCCCACTCTACATACAAATAAACCCGGCTCACCCGGCCCgacacccaagactatcccaaaaacTTCCTCTAGCCACCACAAACGCAGGGGCCGTGGCGGTggaggagcaggagcaggaggagGAGTTGCCAGAAGGGCTACAACGAGACGCGATGCCACGACACGTGGCGGTGATAATGGATGGGAATGTGAGGTGGGCCCGGCAGCGGGGGTTGCCTGGAGGAGCAGGGCATGAAGCAGGGGTGAGGTCGTTAAGGAAGTTGGTTGAGTTGTGTTGTAGATGGGGTATTAAGGTTCTTACTGTTTTTGCCTTTTCTTATGATAATTGGGTTCGTCCTAAG GTGGAGGTCGAATTTCTAATGAGCTTATTCGAGAAAGGAATTAAATCCGAAATAGAAAATTTTAAAAG GGAAGGAATTCGGATATCCATAATCGGAGACTCGTCGAAACTTCCTACATCCTTACAGAAATTAATATCAGAAGCAGAAGAAACAACCAAGAACAACACAAGACTACAATTAATCGTAGCAGTAAGTTACAGCGGAAAATACGACATTATCCAAGCCTGCAAAAACATAGCACAAAAGGCGAAAAATGGTCTTGTAAAAGTCGAAGAAATTGACGAGGAATTAATCGAACAAGAACTCGAGACCAACTGTACAGAATACCCTTACCCTGATTTGCTTATAAGAACAAGTGGTGAGCTTAGAGTTAGTAACTTCCTGTTATGGCAACTCGCTTATACTGAACTTTTTTTTGTACGCGCACTTTGGCCTGATTTCGGCCAGGGTGAGTTTGTCGAGGCATTGTCGTCGTTTCAACAGAGGAATAGACGGTATGGTGGTCGTGATTTTCAGGTTGAAGACGGTAAATCAAGGGAGTAG
- the LOC141637486 gene encoding putative NAD(P)H dehydrogenase (quinone) FQR1-like 3 isoform X2, which yields MTNKSWYYSLHGHVETMAREVYRGACSVEGVEPSLWLIPETLPETVLHKMKAPEKPTDVAEIKPEQLVEADGFLFGFPSRFGMMPAQFLAFFASTDKICSSQSLAGKPAGIFWSTGFYGGGQENSAFTAITQLAHHGMLYVPLGYTFGERMFKMDEVKGGSSYGAGTFAGDGSRQPTELELELAFYQGKYLAEVTKKLKT from the exons ATGACTAACAAAAGTTG GTATTACTCTTTACATGGGCATGTTGAAACTATGGCTCGTGAAGTGTATAGAGGAGCTTGTTCTGTTGAAGGTGTTGAACCATCTTTGTGGCTG ATTCCTGAGACATTACCAGAAACTGTACTGCACAAAATGAAAGCACCTGAAAAACCAACTGATGTTGCAGAAATTAAACCAGAACAACTAGTAGAGGCAGACGGGTTTCTATTCGGGTTTCCGTCTCGATTTGGGATGATGCCTGCTCAATTTCTAGCCTTCTTTGCATCCACTGATAAGATATGCTCTTCTCAGTCACTGGCTGGTAAACCTGCAGGAATCTTCTGGAGTACCGGCTTCTATGGAGGCGGTCAGGAGAATTCCGC CTTTACCGCTATAACACAGTTGGCTCACCACGGAATGCTATATGTTCCGTTAGGATATACCTTTGGCGAAAGAATGTTTAAAATGGACGAGGTGAAAGGTGGATCTTCATACGGAGCTGGTACATTTGCAGGAGATGGTTCGCGACAGCCAACTGAACTGGAACTTGAGCTAGCATTCTACCAAGGCAAATATTTAGCTGAAGTTACAAAGAAGCTCAAGACCTAA
- the LOC141637486 gene encoding putative NAD(P)H dehydrogenase (quinone) FQR1-like 3 isoform X3, translating into MAREVYRGACSVEGVEPSLWLIPETLPETVLHKMKAPEKPTDVAEIKPEQLVEADGFLFGFPSRFGMMPAQFLAFFASTDKICSSQSLAGKPAGIFWSTGFYGGGQENSAFTAITQLAHHGMLYVPLGYTFGERMFKMDEVKGGSSYGAGTFAGDGSRQPTELELELAFYQGKYLAEVTKKLKT; encoded by the exons ATGGCTCGTGAAGTGTATAGAGGAGCTTGTTCTGTTGAAGGTGTTGAACCATCTTTGTGGCTG ATTCCTGAGACATTACCAGAAACTGTACTGCACAAAATGAAAGCACCTGAAAAACCAACTGATGTTGCAGAAATTAAACCAGAACAACTAGTAGAGGCAGACGGGTTTCTATTCGGGTTTCCGTCTCGATTTGGGATGATGCCTGCTCAATTTCTAGCCTTCTTTGCATCCACTGATAAGATATGCTCTTCTCAGTCACTGGCTGGTAAACCTGCAGGAATCTTCTGGAGTACCGGCTTCTATGGAGGCGGTCAGGAGAATTCCGC CTTTACCGCTATAACACAGTTGGCTCACCACGGAATGCTATATGTTCCGTTAGGATATACCTTTGGCGAAAGAATGTTTAAAATGGACGAGGTGAAAGGTGGATCTTCATACGGAGCTGGTACATTTGCAGGAGATGGTTCGCGACAGCCAACTGAACTGGAACTTGAGCTAGCATTCTACCAAGGCAAATATTTAGCTGAAGTTACAAAGAAGCTCAAGACCTAA
- the LOC141637486 gene encoding putative NAD(P)H dehydrogenase (quinone) FQR1-like 3 isoform X1, translated as MSSVKVYIVYYSLHGHVETMAREVYRGACSVEGVEPSLWLIPETLPETVLHKMKAPEKPTDVAEIKPEQLVEADGFLFGFPSRFGMMPAQFLAFFASTDKICSSQSLAGKPAGIFWSTGFYGGGQENSAFTAITQLAHHGMLYVPLGYTFGERMFKMDEVKGGSSYGAGTFAGDGSRQPTELELELAFYQGKYLAEVTKKLKT; from the exons ATGTCTTCCGTTAAAGTCTACATAGT GTATTACTCTTTACATGGGCATGTTGAAACTATGGCTCGTGAAGTGTATAGAGGAGCTTGTTCTGTTGAAGGTGTTGAACCATCTTTGTGGCTG ATTCCTGAGACATTACCAGAAACTGTACTGCACAAAATGAAAGCACCTGAAAAACCAACTGATGTTGCAGAAATTAAACCAGAACAACTAGTAGAGGCAGACGGGTTTCTATTCGGGTTTCCGTCTCGATTTGGGATGATGCCTGCTCAATTTCTAGCCTTCTTTGCATCCACTGATAAGATATGCTCTTCTCAGTCACTGGCTGGTAAACCTGCAGGAATCTTCTGGAGTACCGGCTTCTATGGAGGCGGTCAGGAGAATTCCGC CTTTACCGCTATAACACAGTTGGCTCACCACGGAATGCTATATGTTCCGTTAGGATATACCTTTGGCGAAAGAATGTTTAAAATGGACGAGGTGAAAGGTGGATCTTCATACGGAGCTGGTACATTTGCAGGAGATGGTTCGCGACAGCCAACTGAACTGGAACTTGAGCTAGCATTCTACCAAGGCAAATATTTAGCTGAAGTTACAAAGAAGCTCAAGACCTAA